The DNA region CTACAGTACTGACTGTTATGGCGGCTCTTTTTGCTGGAACTACAATGGATACTGGTGTGAGATTACAGCGATATATCTTCCAAGAGTGGGGCGATATTTATAATTTAAATGTGCTTAAAAAAGGTTGGGTTGCAACACTTTTTGCAGTAGGTGCGTGTTTATTGCTAGCATTTGGCGCAGGTGGAATGGACGGTCGAGGCGGCATGATTATATGGCCTTTGTTTGGCACAACCAATCAGCTCATGGCTGGATTGACCTTGCTAATCGTCACAGTGATGCTAATGCGTCAAAAAAGCGCAATAAGATACACGCTAATTCCTCTTATTTTCTTGTTATCGGTTACTTTTGTAGCATTGCTAATTCAATTAGTTGATTTTTACAATAAGAGCAATTGGTTGCTTATTATTATGGATTTGATAATTTTAGGCGCGACTATACTTGTGACACTTGAGGGAATTTCAGTTTTGAAGCGCGAATGGAAAAAGAATGCACCCCAAATTTAAAGCATTTTTGGAGGGGCTTGATGAGTTTTATCACGCCCCCTACCGTCGCACACTAACAGCTGCTTATAGAGATGAAAATGATGTTTTCATGCTCATGGTATTTGCAGAACAACTTGGTGTACCCAATCCCGTCTCGTTTTATACAATGGAATTACTCCCTTTTATGCTAGAAGAGTTCCATGAGTGGCATTTGCGAATGGGAATGGAAAAATCGCCTCTTGGGCACTTTGGATGTTGTTAATGATTCCACAAATTCAAACACCCATTGTATTTGTAGGCGGCAAGGGCGGAGTGGGTAAAACCACCCTCTCTGCCTCAATTGCTTCAAAACTAGCTAAAGAGAGTAAAAAAACTCTCATTGTATCCACAGATCCTGCTCATAGTTTAGGTGATGCACTAGACGTAGAGCTCTCTTCAAAGCCTAAAGCAATATCACCTTTTTTAGATGCAATGGAATTAGATGCCTACGAAGTGACAGATACTCATTTTAGAGGTATTGAAGAGACACTTCAAGGCTATGCAGATCCTAAAATGTTTAAAAAAATAAAAGAACATTTAGAACTAGCGAAAGATTCCCCAGGCGCCCAGGAAGCTGCAATTTTAGAAAGTATTTGTAATCTCATAACCTTGGGAAACAAGTATGAGCATATTGTTTTTGATACGGCACCGACAGGTCATACTATTCGTTTGCTTTCGTTGCCTAGCATTATGAGCGCATGGACCGAGGGATTAATGCGCCACCAAAAAGAGCAAGAAAAAGTTAAAAATGCAGCAGAAGTGTTTTGGGAAAAGAAAAAAGATTATGCTTTTAACCCCTTTAAACCCAGTAGAAAAAATCGTTGGGATAGAGCACTTGAGAAACTAGAGGCAAGAAAAGAACTATTTTTGCAAACAAGTGCAATCTTGACCGACTCGACAAAATCAAGCATTTTTTTAGTAATGATTCCCCAAGTTTTACCACTTGAGGAGACAAAGAGAGCTGTGGAGGCATTGGGAAAATTCTCAATAAATTGTGCTGGAATTTTTATAAATCAAATCATCCCAAAAGACCAAGAGAGTGATTTTTGGCAAACACAAGTTTCCAAGCAAGAGGATATTTTGCAAAAAATCGAAAAATCCCTTGGCGAACAAAATAGATTTTATATCTATCTCTCGCCTAGAGACTTACGAGGGACAGAAGAGCTTGAAAAAATTGACTTCACTCCCTTGCCCATAGGCTAAATTTGGCAACATTCTCTAATGGCACGTCTAATTGGTGCGAAACTGAAGCGACAAGTCCCTATCAATAAAACAAACACTCTGCTTTTCTAAAAATAATTTTTACGGACTCATAGTGTGGTTTTTATTGTTTAAAAAAAAGGTTGGATTTAAAAGAAGACAAGGGGCATCTTACCCCTTGCTAAACGCTAGGATTTTTTAGCTTTTTTCTCTTCGCGCTTTTCTTTTAGGGACTTTTCGGGTTTTTTCTTCGTCTCTTTTTGAACCGTTTTACCTTTTGCCATGACTTCTCCTTTTTTGAAGT from Sulfurospirillum tamanense includes:
- a CDS encoding cory-CC-star protein is translated as MHPKFKAFLEGLDEFYHAPYRRTLTAAYRDENDVFMLMVFAEQLGVPNPVSFYTMELLPFMLEEFHEWHLRMGMEKSPLGHFGCC
- a CDS encoding ArsA family ATPase, producing the protein MAFANGNGKIASWALWMLLMIPQIQTPIVFVGGKGGVGKTTLSASIASKLAKESKKTLIVSTDPAHSLGDALDVELSSKPKAISPFLDAMELDAYEVTDTHFRGIEETLQGYADPKMFKKIKEHLELAKDSPGAQEAAILESICNLITLGNKYEHIVFDTAPTGHTIRLLSLPSIMSAWTEGLMRHQKEQEKVKNAAEVFWEKKKDYAFNPFKPSRKNRWDRALEKLEARKELFLQTSAILTDSTKSSIFLVMIPQVLPLEETKRAVEALGKFSINCAGIFINQIIPKDQESDFWQTQVSKQEDILQKIEKSLGEQNRFYIYLSPRDLRGTEELEKIDFTPLPIG